A region from the Streptomyces tsukubensis genome encodes:
- a CDS encoding SAM-dependent methyltransferase produces MTQRTSLVPTFSVIDGPVPDPYRDKVVYTYNDSPELWRRALGDTLLFEWGDYEDTTRLLSPGEAGVRFFDRQLDLAGLLTGPRPRIRRILDLGCGWGFISYLLARRFHECDRIDAINISPTQLDYCARFLADHRLAERVRLFLCDGRDVDLLPDPHLPYDLVVVRGVYTHFRDDAYEASVAALSRRMRPGAILVISDTLFKQGPGTYTSAIPDMVDRLACGNRKSPEYFASVLERHGFSIADMRVLPRNEDVIHWFRDVKSNIETHFPHGLSGPLEELRVMADNMSDALARDKVSAYSVIARRTA; encoded by the coding sequence ATGACCCAACGCACTTCGCTTGTTCCCACGTTCTCCGTGATCGACGGCCCCGTCCCCGACCCTTACCGGGACAAGGTCGTGTACACCTACAACGACTCCCCCGAGCTGTGGCGCAGGGCGCTGGGCGACACCCTGCTGTTCGAATGGGGCGACTACGAGGACACCACCCGCCTCCTGTCGCCGGGAGAAGCCGGCGTGCGCTTCTTCGACCGCCAACTCGACCTGGCCGGGCTGCTCACCGGCCCCCGACCGCGTATCCGCCGGATACTGGACCTCGGCTGCGGCTGGGGTTTCATCAGCTACCTCTTGGCCCGTCGATTCCACGAGTGCGACCGCATAGACGCGATCAACATCAGCCCCACCCAACTGGACTACTGCGCCCGGTTCCTGGCCGACCACCGCCTCGCCGAGCGGGTGCGGCTGTTCCTGTGCGACGGCCGGGACGTGGACCTGCTGCCCGACCCCCACCTGCCCTACGACCTGGTCGTGGTGCGCGGCGTGTACACCCACTTCCGCGACGACGCCTACGAGGCGTCCGTGGCGGCCCTGTCGCGACGGATGCGCCCGGGCGCGATCCTCGTCATCTCGGACACCCTGTTCAAACAGGGCCCCGGCACCTACACGTCTGCGATCCCCGACATGGTCGACCGGCTCGCCTGCGGCAACCGCAAGAGCCCGGAGTACTTCGCCTCGGTCCTGGAACGCCACGGGTTCAGCATCGCCGACATGCGCGTCCTGCCGCGCAACGAGGACGTCATCCACTGGTTCCGCGACGTGAAGTCCAACATCGAGACACACTTCCCGCACGGCCTCTCCGGCCCATTGGAGGAACTGCGGGTGATGGCCGACAACATGTCCGACGCCCTCGCCCGGGACAAGGTCTCCGCCTACAGCGTCATCGCCCGTCGCACGGCGTGA